Within the Saccharomonospora amisosensis genome, the region TCGGCCCTGCCGCCGTAGTTCACGCACATCGTCATGTTGAGTCGAGTGTTGTGTTTGGTCTTCTCCTCGGCGGCCTGCAACTCCTTGACCACGCTTTGCCACAACCGGGGCTTGCGCCCTGCCCAGCGGATGCGCACGCCGATGGAGCCGAGGTAGTCGACCTGCCTGCGGATCGTGTCACGGTTGAAGCCCATCAGAAAGCGCACCTCCTCCGGACTGCGCTTCCAGTTCTCGGTGGAGAAGGCGTAGACCGACAGCCACTTGACTCCCAACTCCACAGCGCCGCTGGCGACATCGATCATCACCGCCTCACCGCGCTTGTGCCCCTCGATGCGGGGCAACCCTCGCTGGTTCGCCCACCGACCGTTGCCGTCCATCACCAGGGCCACATGATTGGGCACCAGTTCCGGTGGAATTCGCGGCGGGCGCGCCCCCGACGGATGCGGGTCAGGCTCCCGCAACTCCATCCGCGGTTTCGCGGCCTCGCGTCCCCTGCGCCGCACGTGTTACCTCCGTATCGCCGGACACCGGGTCCGACCCTAACCTGCCCGTGATCGGGGCCTCGCGGGCACGGCGTTCCACGAGCGGCAGCGACTTCAACTGCCGCTCCAGATGCCACTGCAGGTGCGCCGCGACAAGGCCGCTGACATCGCGCCGGACACCCGCGGCGCTCTCCTCCGCCACCGGCCAGTCACCGTGCAACAGCGCGGCGAGCAGCACCAGTACCTCCGGCGACGGGTGCACGGAACCGGGAACCCGGCAGCGCGCGCACAGCGAACCGCCCGCCTGTATGTTGAACGCCCCGTGCGGTCCAGGCTCGCCGCAGCGGGCGCACTCGGTGATGGCCGGTGCCCACCCCGCGAACGACATCGCACGCAGGAAGAAGGCGTCCAGCACCAGCGAGGCGTCTCGCTGCCCGCCAGCCAGTGCTCGCAAAGCACCGGTGACCAGCAAGTACAGCTTCAGCACCGGCTCGCCTTCCTCGGCGGTCAGCCGGTCGGCGGTTTCGGTGATCGCGCTGGCGGCCGTGTAACGCTGGTAGTCGCCGACGATCGGCAACGCGAACGCGTCCACCGTCTCGACCTGCGTGATCACGTCGAGCGTGCGTCCGGTGTAGAACTGCACGTCCACGTGCCCGAACGGTTCCAGCCTCGCCCCGAACCGGGAGGTGGTCCGCCGCACTCCCTTGGCAACCGCGCGCACCTTGCCGTGCCTGCGGGTCAGCAGCGTGATGATGCGATCGGCTTCCCCGAGCTTGTGCACCCGCAGCACCACGCCGGTGTCCCGATAGAGACTCACCCGTTCAGTTTCCCACGTGCGCCGAGGCCCTTCAGCAGCGTCGGAGCAGCACTTCGGCGAACGGTTCGCTAGAAACCCAGCTTGCGCAGTTGCTTGGGGTCGCGCTGCCAGTCCTTGGCCACCTTGACGTGCAGGTCGAGGTACACCCTGCTACCCAGCAGCGCCTCGATGTGTCTGCGCGCCTTGGCCCCGACCTCTTTCAGCCGCGCCCCTCGGTGCCCGAGAACTATGCCCTTCTGGCTGGGCCGCTCCACGTACAGGTGCGCGTATACGTCCACCAGGTCGTCGCGGCCCTCGCGGGGGTGCATCTCCTCGATGGTCACCGCGATGGAGTGCGGCAACTCGTCGCGCACGCCTTCCAGCGCCGCCTCCCTGATCAGCTCGGCGACCAGCGTCTGCTCCGGTTCATCGGTAAGGTCACCGCCCGGATACAACTGCGGGCCCTCGGGAAGCCGGGCCACCAGCAGGTCGGCGAGCTTGTCGACCTGGAAGCCGTCGACTGCGGATACGGGCACCAGGTCGGCGAAGTCCATCACCTCCTGCAGCGCGACGAGTTGCTCCGCGACGCGCTCCGGGGTGACGAGGTCGGTCTTGGTGACGATGCCGAGCACCGGGGTCCTTCGCGCGATCTTGGCCAGTTCGCCCGCGATGAACCGGTCACCCGGACCGACCCGCTCGTCGGCGGGCACGCAGAATCCGACGACGTCCACCTCCGACCACGTGGAACGCACCAGGTCGTTGAGCCGCTGGCCGAGCAGCGTCCTCGGCCGGTGCAGACCGGGCGTGTCGACGATGATGAGCTGGGCGTCCTCACGGTGCACGATGCCCCTGATCGCGTGCCGGGTCGTCTGCGGCTTGCTCGAAGTGATCGCGATCTTGGAACCGACCAGCGCGTTGGTCAGCGTGGACTTGCCCGCGTTGGGCCTGCCGACGAAGCACGCGAAACCCGAGCGGTGCACCGCTGTCCCGGTCGCGTCATGCCCGGTCGCCTCTGCGGTGCCTGGCCCGGCCGTGCCCCCCTCGCTGATACGACTACCTTCGTTCATGGCCGGGACCTCCGGGGAACGCTTTGTTCGCTTGTCCTGCGAGGACTGTCGTGAGACGGCGTCCCTGGAGGTTTCAGCCGGAGGCTTGTCATCTCGGAAGGTGTCGTCCCGGTGAGGACTGGTTTATCAGCACGATGCAATGCCTCCCGCTCCGGTTGTCGTGTCCATAGACGGGAAAGGAATCGACGCACTTGTTGGGAGTTGGTATCGACTGGGCGGAGTCGTTTCACGATGTCGCGCTCGGCAGACCTGATAATGGGATCGTCGAACAGTTTCGTATCGACCACACCGCGGCCGGTGTGGGCCGGTTGATCGCTCGGTGCTTGGAGTTGGAAACCGACCCGGCTGATGTGCGTGTTGTGTTGGAAACCCGGCACGGTGTATTGGTCGAGGCATTGACCGACGCGGGGTTTACCGTGTTGCCGGTCAACCCTGACCTGGTCGCCCGCCGTCGTGGCCCGGCGAAGAAGAAAGACGACGCCGAAGACGCCCGGATCTGTTGTTTGCTGGCGTTGGATCAGTTTCTGGAATTGCGGAAGTTGATCCCGCACGGCAATCTGGCTGGCGAATTGCGTTCGATCGCCCGCGATGACGAACGAGCGGCCCGGGACCAGCGGCGGCTGCTCAACCGTCTTCGCGCCGATCTGCTGGCCACTTTCCCGGCCGCGCTGACCATCGCCGGTGACGATCTGGGCAGCCCTGTCATGCTGAAACTGCTGGCCACCTGGCCCACACACGCCCAACTCGCCGGCGCCGGTACCGACGCGATCGAGTCCTTCGCGCGGTCTTCCCGACACGGCTGGCCGGACCGGTTCGCCGCCCGTGTTGCCGACGCCCTCACCGTCGAGCAACTCCCGGTTCGCGATTACCTGATCCGCGCGAAAGCCACCACAATCTCGTTGACCGCGACCCAGCTTCTCGCGTTGCGTGAGGCTCGGAAATCGTGGGAACGCCGCATGGCAGAACTGCTCCTCGGCGACACCCGGTACGGCCGCGCCAAACAACCCAGAAATCCCGATCCGGGAAAAGCGATACCGGGCGGTGACATCTACCTGAGTTTCCCCGGACTTGGGGACATCCTCGCCGCCCGGATCGCCGGAGAGATCGGGGATCACATCGAGCAATTCGACACCCCGAACGGGCTGCAATGCTACGCCGGAACCGCACCCGTAACCCGACGATCCGGCCGCAGCGAGCTCGTCATCGCCCGCCGCCTGGCCCATAACCGATATCTCGGCACCGCCGTGCACCAATGGGCCTTCTGCACCCTCACAACCTCGACCTGGGCGCGCGAGTTCTACGACCGGAAAATCACCGCCGGAAAAGCACACCACAGCGCCCTGCGCGCCCTCGCCAACCGCTGGCTGGAAATCCTCTGGCACTGCCTCACCAAAGGCATCCGCTACGACGAAGCCGTACACATACGCAACCGATCCAAAACCCTCCAAACAGCTACCGCCGCCTGAGGTTGACAGAAGGTGTCTCACCGGATGGTCTCCCGCAACTCCCCCGCCGCGTCGGCCCGCAGTATCGGCGCGTCGGGGGTCAGCTCGCGCACGGCACGCACCGACAGGTCGCCGACCGCGGCGGCGTCGGTCACCACGGCGGCCGCTTCCAGTCCCTCGGCTCCGCTGGACACCGCGGCCGCCACGGCGGCCTGCAGTGCCGTCAACTTCAGCGAAGGCAGTTCCACGGTGGCCGCCGCGTATGTGCGGCCGTCGACGTCGCGCACGGCGGCGCCTTCCTCGGCCTGCACCCGCGCCCGTGCGGAGCGCGCGAGGATGATGATCTTCTCGTCCTCGGGGTCGAGGTCAGGCATGTTCGACTCTCCTGTCGCGTTCGTCTTGCTCGTCGGTTCGGGTCGCGGTGTTCGGGCCGATCCGGTGCCCATCGGCCGTGCGGACGACAACCGTGGTGATGCGCATCCGGCCCCTGCGGTCCTTGCCACCCTCCGCCCGTAGCCGAAGGCCCTCCACCTCGGCCTCGGCGCCGGGCAGCGGTACTCGGCCGAGCCGCTGCGCCAGCAACCCGCCCACGGTTTCCACGTCGTGGTCGGACAGGTCCACCCCGAACAACTCGCCGAGATCGTCGACACCAAGCCTTGCCGACACGCGCACGACATGGTCGTCGACCACTTCCACCGGAGGGGTCTCCTCGGTGTCGGACTCGTCGGTGATCTCGCCGACGATCTCCTCGATGATGTCCTCGATGGTGAGCAGGCCCGCCGTGCCACCGTACTCGTCGACGGCGATCACCATATGGGTACGCGACACCTGCATCTCCTTCAGCAGGTTGTCCAGCCGTTTGGAGTCCGGCACGAACGTGGCCTGGCTCATCAGCTCACTCACCTGCCGCGCGGTGCCCCCGTCAGCCATGGAGGCACCGACCAGGTCTTTCAGGTTGACGATGCCGACGATGTCGTCCACCGACTCTCCGATCACCGGCAGCCGGGTGAAACCCGTGCGCATCGACAGCGCCAGCGCCTGCCTTACCGTCTTGCCCTGCTCGATCCACACGATCTCGGTGCGCGGCACCATCACCTCACGCGCGACCGTGTCCCCCAGTTCGAACACCGAGTGGATCATCTCGCGCTCGTCGGTGCCCACAACGCCGCGTTCCCCCGCGAGATCGACCAGCTCGCGCAACTCGTCCTCGGTGGTGAACGGTCCCTCGCGGAATCCCCTGCCCGGTGTGATGGCGTTGCCGAGCACGATGAGCAGCCTGCTCAGCGGGCCAAGCACCTTACCGAGCACCCGCACCGGACCCGCTACCGCGAGACCGACGCGGTAGGGGTGCTGCCTGCCGACGGTGCGTGGACCGACGCCGACGATGACGTAGCTCACCAGCACCATGACCAGACCCGCGACCAGCACGGCCAGCCATACCTGGTCAAACCAGCGCAGGCTGACAACCGTGACGAACACGGTCGCGGTCAGCTCCGCGCCCATCCGCAGCAGCAGGAGCAGGTTGATGTGTCTGCTGCGTTCCTTCAGCACGGCCACGAGTTGCCTTGAACCGGCCCGGCCCGCACGCACCAGCCCCTCGGCGCGAGCCAGCGACGCGGTGCTTACGGCCGCGTCCGCGGCGGCGAAGCTGCCGCCCAGCAGCACCAGCAGGACGGCGACGACCAGGAAGGTGGCCGAACTGCTCACGGCGCCTCCGGCTCCGGCCTTCCGTCGAGTCCCGCAGCACCGAGCAGCCGCTCGTCGTTGTCGCGCTGCGCGTCGCGGCGCTGCACCTGGGCCACGGCCGCGCGGAAGTCGCCGAGGATGCGCTTCTGCAGCGCGAACATCTCCTGCTCCTCGGCGGGCTCCGCATGGTCGTAGCCGAGCAGATGCAGCACACCGTGCACGGTCAGCAGGTGCAACTCGTCAAGCAGCGAATGGCCCGCCGAGCGCGCCTGCTCCTTGGCGAACGCGGGGCACAGCACGATGTCGCCGAGCAACGCGGGCGAGGCCTCGGCCGCGTCGGGGCGCCGGGTGGACTCCAACTCGTCCATCGGAAACGCCATCACGTCGGTGGGCCCTGGCAGGTCCATCCAACGCTCGTGCAGTTCCTCCATCACGTCCAGTGTCACGAGCAACACCGACAACTCGGCCAGCGGGCTGACCTCCATCTGGTCGAGCGCGAACCGGGCGGCGGACACGATCGACACCTCGTCGACGTTGACCCCCGACTCGTTGGCGATCTCGATGCTCACCTGCGCCCCTGCCCACCGACCACGTGACCGTTGCCAGACGCCTCCTGCACCGCGTGCCACTTCTCGTAGGCATCGACGATGTCGCCCACCAGCTTGTGCCGCACAACGTCGTGGCTGGTGAGCGTGGCGAAGTGCAGGTCAGCGACTCCTTCGAGGATGTCACGGACAACCCGCAGCCCGCTTCGCTGCCCGCTGGGCAGGTCCACCTGCGTGATGTCGCCGGTGACCACGATCTTCGAGCCGAACCCCAGCCTGGTCAGGAACATCTTCATCTGCTCCGGCGTGGTGTTCTGCGCCTCGTCGAGGATGATGAAGGCGTCGTTGAGGGTGCGGCCACGCATGTAGGCCAGCGGGGCGATCTCGATGGTGCCCGCCTGCATGAGCCGGGGGATCGACTCCGGGTCCACCATGTCGTGCAACGCGTCGTACAGCGGCCGCAGGTATGGGTCGATCTTCTCGTACAGCGTTCCCGGCAGGAAGCCCAACCGCTCACCGGCCTCCACGGCGGGCCTGGTCAGGATGATCCGGTTCACCTGCTTGGCCTGCAGCGCCTGCACGGCCTTGGCCATCGCCAGGTAGGTCTTGCCCGTGCCCGCGGGACCGACACCGAAGACGACCGTGTGCTTGTCGATCGCGTCGACGTAGCGCTTCTGGTTCAGCGTCTTCGGCCGGATGGTCCGGCCGCGCCGGGACAGGATGTCCATGCTGAGCACGTCAGCGGGAGACTCGGAGGCGCCCGCGGAGAGCATGGCGACCGTGCGCCGGACCGTGTCCGGCCCGACCTGCTGGCCGCGGTCGGCGAGGGTCACCAGTTCGGCGAAAACGCGCTCGGCGAACGCCACGTCGGCGGGGTCGCCGGTCAGGGTGATCTCGTTGCCCCGCACGTGCACATCGGCGTCGAGAAGCTCTTCCGCGGCGCGGAGGTTCTCGTCACGAGTCCCGAGTAGCACGAGCGCTGCGGTGTCGGGGACCTCGAAATTCGACTGTGCCCGCTGCGCTGGGGTCGCCGCGGCTTGTGCGGCTTCTGCGGCTTGTGCGGAATGCTGCGGAACGGTTCCGGCCACGTGGCCTCTGGCCTGCTTTCTGCGCGGCTGCGCTGCTCGTGTTACTGGTCTCGCGTGTCGATGTTATCGGCATCCGCACCTGCGGGCAGGTGCGTTTATCCTGACGCACCCGTATAACGCCCGAAGAACCCGAGCTGTTCCCCTCCGAGCACGTGTGCGTGCACGTGAAATACGGTCTGACCTGCGTCCGCGCCGGTGTTGAACACGACACGGTAGCCATCGCCCAGCCCCTCCAGCTCCGCCACCCTGGCCGCTGTGGCCACCACGTCGGCGAGCAACTGGGGATCGGCGGCGGCGAGTTCGGCCACGTCTCGGTACCGGGTCTTGGGCACGACGAGAACGTGGGTGCTGGCCTGCGGGTTGATGTCACGGAACGCCAGCGTCGTCTCGGTCTCGTGCACGATGTCGGCGGGCAGTTCCCTGGCGATGATCTTCTCGAACAAGGTCTCCGCGTCGCTCATTGCTCTCCCACCTTCCGCAGGCGACGTGCGGCATGGTACGTGATCAACACCGCGCGCGCTCAGACCCGAGACCGGCACGGGGGACACGGATCGGTATCCAGGCCCTGCTGCAGCGCCATCCGTTCGAGCAACGCGGTCAGCCGGGTACGTTCTCCCGCGTCGAGCGCGGCGCAGATGTCGTCCTCGTGTGCGGCCGCGGCCTCTCGCACCCTGGCGAGCAGCGTGTGAGCCTTGCCGGTTAGGTGCAGGGCGTGGTTGCGACGGTCCTTGGGACACCGCCGCCGGTCCACCAGGCCCCTGGCGTCCAGGCTGTCGATGAGCGCGACGACCCGGCTGGGCACCACCCCCAACTCGGCGGCCAGCGAGCGCTGGCTGCGTCCTGGCTCGCAGGCGATCATCCGCAACAACACGATGTCAGGAAGTGTCAGGCCCAGCTCACCAGCACGTTCGGCGAACCGGCTCCGCGCATGCGCACCGAGCTGGGCGAGCAGGAAGGCCGCGGTCCTGGTCGGGAAATCCGCGACCGCCGCCCGGTCTTCGTCCGCCGTGGTCACGCAGCGCACCCTACCGTACCGGTGAGTAACCCAACCGTAGCCGAGGCGCCCCGAACCTGCCTCGCGCGCTGTCACGTTACTCGGCCACGCCGTGTCTTGAGGTTGAACACCAAACCGGCAAGGGAGGACTCATGGACCTCGCACTGTGGATCTCCGCAGGGCTGCTCGCCGCCGTCGCACTGGTCGGCGGTATCAGCAAGACCTTCGTACCCAAGGAAAAGCTGGCGGGAGCCGCGGGCGGGCGCTGGACCGCCAACGCGAGCCGCGGCTTCATCAAGACCCTCGGCGTCCTGGAGTTGCTGGCCTCGGTCGGGCTGATCCTGCCCGCCTTGGTCGACATCGCACCGATCATGGTGCCGGTAACCGCCGTGTGCTGGGCGTTGCTGATGGTCGGCGCGGTAAGCACCCACGTGCGGTACCGCGACGGCGCGAAGTTCGTGGTGGCGACCTCGGCCTATCTCGCCCTCGCCGCGTTCGTCGCGTGGGGACGCTTCGGCCCGGAGTCCTTCATCGCCTGACCGACGCCCCCGACGAAGCCGTGAACAGCCTGGGCATGCGAAGCACCGTACCGGGGAGTAACCATTCTGTGCCGTGAATTGCCGTCGTCGCACGCACTATCCGAACGACCCATAACCCGCGAGGAATGTTCATCATGGTGAACCATTCGATTTATGGAATGAATTCCGCTCGCCTCGACCTTCTGAACACAGTGGACTACTTGAGCGTAGGTAAGGGTTGCGGCGAACCAGTTTGAGGCGCCGCGGGGCGGTGAAGCCTGGGGGTCGCTTCACCCGCCGCCGCGGCTCCGCCGGACCGAGGGGGAGGTGTCCGGCGGGGTCGTCGACACCCGAGAACTTCTCGCGTGCCCGATCGTGGCAAGAGTACGGGCAGCGACGGCAGTGGCGCCAGGAAACGCGTCGAAAAGCGGAGAAAATGTCGCGGGCGTTTCAGTCGAATGCGTCCGTTCGGCCTATCGCCAGCGCGCGGTCAGGGCACCGAGCGCACCCAGCGCGACGGTGGCGGCCGTGGACGCGCGCAGCACAGTCGGGCCCAGCCGCGCCCTGATCGCGCCCACGGCGACCAGTGTGTCGACCTCCTCCTCGGTTACGCCACCCTCCGGCCCCACCACCAGGACAAACTCGCCGCGCTCCGGCAGCTCAACCTCGGCGAGGGTCCGCTCCGCGCCCGCGTCGAGCACCACCGCACCCGCCGCCCGCGACACCAGCTCGGCGAGCCCATCGGTGTCCACCGGTTCGCTCACCGTCGGCACCCGGCCACGACGCGCCTGCTTCGTGGCGACTCTGGCCGCGTTGCGCCAGCGGCCCAATGCCTTGGCGCCCCTGGCACCCTCCTCCCAGCGAGCGATGCTGCGCGCCGCACGCCAAGGTACGACCGCATCCGCGCCTGCCTCGGTGGCCAACTCGACGGCCAGCTCACCTCGGTCACCCTTGATCAGCGCCTGCGCGACCGTCACGAGCAGCGCGGGAGGCTGCTCCAGCCGCCGTCGCGTCACCAGCAGCTCCAGTGAGGGAGCCCTGCCAGGCCTTATCGACTCCACGACACACTCGGCGAGGGCGCCCTCGCCGTCACACAGCGCCAGCCGCTCCCCCTGCCGCATGCGTCGCACGGTGACGGCGTGGCGTGCCTCCTCGCCGTCCAGCACCGCATGCGGGCCCTCGGGCAGCGTCGCCACCAGGAAGACCGGAGGCGTCGCGTCGGGCATCAGCGGCTCTTGGCGCGCAGCTTCGAGAACAGGCCGCCCTGCTTGTGGCCGTTGCCCGCCAGCGACGGCGCTTCCTCACCACGGATCTGCGCGAGCTGACGCAACAACTCCGCCTGCTCCTCGTCCAGCTTGGTCGGCACGACGACATCGATGTGCACGTGCAGGTCACCCCTGCCGTCGACGCGGCCGGACGAGCGCAGCCTCGGCATGCCCATGCCGGTGAGCAGCAACTCGGCGTTCGGCTGGGTCCCCGGCTCGATGTCGATGTCCTGCACCCCGTCGACGAGGGTCTCCAGCGGAACGGTGGCACCGAGCGCGGCACTCGTCATCGGGATGCGCAGATGACAGTGCAGGTCGTTGCCCTCCCTGACGAAGACCTCGTGCGGAGCCTCGTCGATCTCCACGTACAGGTCACCCGCGGGGCCACCGCCAGGGCCTACCTCGCCCTGCCCGGAAAGCCGGATGCGCATGCCGTCGCCAACACCCGGCGGGATCTTCGCGGTCACGTTGCGCCGCGCCCGCACCCGGCCGTCACCGCCGCACTGCTGGCACGGGTCGGTGATGACCTCGCCGAAGCCGCGGCACACCGGGCACGGCCTCGCGGTAACCACCTGCCCGAGGAAGGAACGTTGCACCGACTGAATCTCGCCCTGCCCACCGCAGGTGTCGCAGGTGGTGACGGTGCCACCCTCCGCGGTGCCCGCGCCGCGGCAACGGTCGCACAGGATCGCCGTGTCGACGGCGATCTCCTTGTCCACGCCCGTCGCGCACTCCTCCAGTGTCAGGCTCAGCCTGATCAGCGCGTCCGAGCCCGGCTGAACACGGCTGCGCGGACCCCTGCCCCTGCCACCACCGGTGGCGGCGCCGAAGAAGGCATCCATGATGTCGCCGAGCCCGCCGAAACCAGCGAAAGGGTCGCGCCCGCCCGCGCTCGCGCCGTTGTCCAGCGGGTCGCCACCGAGGTCGACCACCTTGCGCTTCTGTGGATCGGACAGCACCTCGTAGGCGGTGGTGACCTCGCTGAAGCGGTGCTGCGCGTCCTCGGACGGGTTGACATCAGGGTGCAGCTCACGCGCGAGCTTGCGGTATGCGCGCTTGATCTCCTGATCGGTCGCGTTCTTCGACACCCCGAGGATGCCGTAGTAGTCCCTGGCCACCGTCTTGCCGTCCTCCTAGAAACGCCTACTTGCCGGACAGGATCTGGCCCACGTAGTTGGCCACAGCACGCACCGCCGCGATCGTGCCCGGATAGTCCATCCTGGTGGGGCCGACGACACCCATGCCCCCCATCAAGATCTCGTCCGAGCCGTAGCCGATCGACACCACCGACGTACTGCGCATCTGCTCGTCCTCATTCTCCTCCCCGATCCGCACCGTGATCGCACCGGGGTTACGCGCGGCGGCGAGCAGTTTCAACACCACCACCTGCTCCTCCAGGGCTTCCAGCACCTGCCGCAGCGAGCCAGGGAAGTCGGCGACGTTGCGCGTCAGGTTGGCGGTACCACCGAGCACCAGGCGTTCCTCCGGGTGCTCCACCAGGGACTCCACGAGCACGGTGCACACCCGTGTCATGGCGTCCCGCAGTTCGGTTGGGGCGTGCTCGGGCAGTTCGGACACCTTCGCGGCGGCCTCGGCGAGCCGGTGCCCCTGCAGCGCCGAGTTCAGCACGTCACGAAGCCGGGCCACCGAATCGTCGCTGATCACGTCCCCGAGGTCGACGATCCGCTGGTCGACGCGGCCGGTGTCGGTGATGAGCACGAGCATGAGCCGGGCAGGGGTGAGCAGGACCACCTCCACGTGCCGCACCGTGGAGTTGGTCAGTGTCGGGTACTGCACCACCGCCACCTGCCGGGTCAGCTGTGCCAGCAGCCGCACCGACCGCCTGAGGACGTCGTCGAGATCGAGCGCACCCTCTAGGAACTGCCCGATCGCCCGCCGCTCGGCGCTGGAAAGCGGCTTGACCTCGGAAAGTTTGTCCACGAACAGCCGGTAGCCCTTGTCCGTGGGGATACGGCCCGCGCTGGTGTGCGGCTGGGTGATGTAGCCGTCCTCCTCGAGGGCGGCCATGTCGTTGCGAACGGTGGCACTCGACACGCCCAGGTTGTGCCGGTCGACCAACGCCTTCGAACCGACCGGCTCGTGGTTGGACACGTAGTCGGCAACGATGGCGCGCAACACCTCGAAGCGACGCTCGTCAGCGCTGGCCACCGGCGTCTCCTCTCGTCGTCAACTCGACCTGCCCATGCCTGGCTGACGACGAGTTTACGTTCTTACAGCCGCTGTGGAGCAGTCCCTGCGCACGGCAGCGGGCTCCGTGTGCCACCACGCCCGGCAGCACCGGTGATCTCGCTCACAGAACAGTGGGTGAAGGTCAGCGGTCCGGCCGGTGAGTTTCACGGACTTCCCGGTCGGCCACGGCGACGGACTCACCGAGTATTCGCAGCGCTTGCCCGGTTTCCTCGGCCGTCAGCGTCATCGGCGGCGCGAGCCGGATGACGTTGCCGTGCAACCCACCCTTGCCCACCAGCAGGCCGCGCGACTTGGTCTCCTCCAGCACGATTCCCGCTGCCCGCTCGCTGGGTTGGCTGCCGCCGGGTACGACGAGTTCAAGGCCGATCATCAATCCCTTGCCTCGCACATCGCCCACCACGGCGTGCGCGTCGCCGATGTCGCGCAACCCGCGAAGCAGCCGCTCGCCGAGTTCGGCCGCGTTGGCCTGCAGGTCGTTGTCCAGCAAGTAGTCCAGCGTCGCCATGGCCGCGGCCGTGGCGAGCGGGTTGCCGCCGAAGGTGGAGATGGAGTTGGCCCGAAGGCAGTCCATGATCTCGCGGCGGGCGATCACCCCGCCCATGGCGAGGCCGTTACCGACGCCCTTGGCGAAGGTCATGATGTCCGGTGTCACGCCGTGGGCCTCGATGCCCCAGAAGTGCTCGCCGGTACGCCCCCAACCGGTCTGCACCTCGTCGGAGACGAGCAGGATGCCCTCCTCGTCAAGGACCTGCTTGAAGGCTTTGAACAACCCGTCAGGCGGCACGTTGAACCCGCCCACACCCTGGATCGGCTCCGCGATCAGCGCGGCGACGTCGCCCGAGGTCGTGGTGGCCAGTACGTCGCGCAGGTCCTGGACACAGGCGGCGATGTACTCGGCGTCGGAGTAGCCGGAGAACGGCCCTCGGTAGCGGTAACCGCCGTGTACGTAACTCACCTTCACGGGAGAAAGCGAACTGGCCGACCAGCCCCGGTTGCCGGTCACACCCACGGTGCCGAAGGCTCTGCCGTGGTAGGAGTTGCGCAGCGCCAGCACCTGATTGCTGCGGCGGTACTGCGTCGCCAGCATGAGCGCCGTCTCGTTGGCTTCCGTGCCGGAGTTGGTGAAGAACACCTTGGCGTCGGGGATGCCGGACAGCTTCGCTATCCGCTCGGCAAGCTCAACCTGGTTGCGGATGAGGTACAGCGTGGAAGTGTGCAGCACTCCGGTGTCGAGCTGGGCTCGCACCGCGTCGGAGACCTCGGCGATGTCGTAGCCCAGCGCGTTGGTGAGGATGCCCGCGAAAAAGTCCAGGTAGCCGCGACCCCGCGAGTCGGTCACGTGCCGCCCGCTCGCGCGGACGATCTCGATGGGGTCGGAGTAGTACAGCGTCAGCCA harbors:
- a CDS encoding aspartate aminotransferase family protein; the protein is MTESDLLGRHRAVLPEWLTLYYSDPIEIVRASGRHVTDSRGRGYLDFFAGILTNALGYDIAEVSDAVRAQLDTGVLHTSTLYLIRNQVELAERIAKLSGIPDAKVFFTNSGTEANETALMLATQYRRSNQVLALRNSYHGRAFGTVGVTGNRGWSASSLSPVKVSYVHGGYRYRGPFSGYSDAEYIAACVQDLRDVLATTTSGDVAALIAEPIQGVGGFNVPPDGLFKAFKQVLDEEGILLVSDEVQTGWGRTGEHFWGIEAHGVTPDIMTFAKGVGNGLAMGGVIARREIMDCLRANSISTFGGNPLATAAAMATLDYLLDNDLQANAAELGERLLRGLRDIGDAHAVVGDVRGKGLMIGLELVVPGGSQPSERAAGIVLEETKSRGLLVGKGGLHGNVIRLAPPMTLTAEETGQALRILGESVAVADREVRETHRPDR